ATCACTTTGTTCGTTGATTTAATGCGATATCATATTATACACGATTACCAATAGAGAGGCTTGAATTAGTTGTGTAGCTCATATATGTAGGTATTTTTAGAGTGATGAGCCTGCACACAAAAGTCATAAAGGCTTCTTTTACAGCTTCGCTTTGTTCTTCGATCTGCCTATCGCCGCTCCGCTCCGCTCTCTTGATAAAGCCGCtattaatatatctatatatatgcaaatgaaaagagaattgaatgtgaatcaattttactttaaaagaaattgtcTAACAGGTGTCAAAACTAAGTATGGCAGAAAATCAAACAACTAGCTCATGGAGGGGTTTTACAAAAGATACCTGGAGGGCTTATCCATATACTCCATCTTTTGAAGCTGCAATAATATTCAGTGCATTTTTTGGGTTGGCAACtatattccaaattattcagATATTTAATGCTATTCTACAAAAAGACACAACTAGAAAACGTGTATtgtatatttttcttccGTTTTTTCTAGGAGGGATTTTTGAAACACTTGGTTACATTGCTCGAGTATTTTTAAGCTTGGATGTAACTAAATTTGGACCCTACATCATACAAATGTtcctattattattaggaCCTGTATTATTTGCTGCTACATTATACATGTCTTTGGGAAGACTAATTGAACGTATGCATGGTCAAGAATATTCTATCATTTCATTAAAGTACTCGACGAAAATATTTGTTAAGGTGATGTTAtctctttcttttattGCCCAACTTGCTGGTGTTGGTATTTTAGCTGGTGGTACTCCAGGTACAGGTAAGAAAATAGTTGTTGGAGGgttaattgttcaattagTTACTTTCAGTATGTTTATCATAGTGGGATTAGTATTCTATTACAAACTCACCAAGTATCCAAGTGAAATTGCAACTACAACTAGACGCTATCCctcaaaattcaataattggaatTCTATACTAATCGTTCTTTTTTTCTGTTCGGTATCGATATTTGTAAGATCTATTTACAGGTTGATCGAGTACACTCAAGGAGATGATGGATATTTGATGTTTCATGAAccttttctttattgttTTGATGCAGCTCTTatgtttttgaatatgtttctctttctttctcAAGATATCggaaaatattatattacGATCGGTACCGTCAAACTTGATGCATCTCGAATTGAGGTATGCGAGCTGTCAGGGACGCTAGCCCTGCAGTTAAGCGCACTCCcatataaaaatttaagaCTTGGGAGGGCCCTGATGTCTACTCCTAACTGAGACAAATAATCAGAACGTTATTTCTTCGAGACATATTCTATTTTTAAAGAAGCATATATTTTATCCATTTTTactgaaaatataaatacaagATCAAACTCTACAGCCTGGTGATAAATGTTCACCCCATACAAAAAAGTAAAATTGTTCTGTTTTTCAGAGTCCCATGACTTCATAATactattaaatcaaaacatCAGATGAGAATCATCAACCAGCTCGGAGTAGTCAAGTATCTCTTTGACAGGCAGAGATCTTTGTCGATTGTGTACACGGTCGGTACCACATGTTGGCAAAGGTGCGAACTATTTCGCATTATCGTTGGCTAGAAGTAGGGAGGTCTTCAACATCGACAAAAGTGAATCTGTAATATTTAGTTATAGTGTGATCGGAATGGGGGTTTCATATAGTTTTGATTTAGTATAActattaatttctttatccaGTttacaaatattaatatgaTATATGTAATTCGAATTTTACTATATAAtgttatatttaatattttgttttaattttttagtTACTGTGCTTGCAGCATGTTTTGTGAgtgaaatataaatttaatacCATTCCGAGCCTAAAATTGCTTGACATGAACACATTATTAGTTATCAAGTccaattatcattattctttgtAACGGTACTAAATAGATTGTAGGTTGATAGACGGAATACTCGAATTGGTCGCAGAAGATAGGAATACGGTAATTAAAACTGTGAGACTTTagatatttataatgaaTAGTCTACTAGGTACactaaattatataaatatatgataGAAGCATGTATACAGCCTATACACTATAAAACATTATTCCAAAAGTTATGAATCATTACTTATGATACAGTGTAAAACagatgataaaattcttaCTTCAAAATCCTCGATAATAATTTGTGTAGAGCGGTTTAGGTGCAATCATTAATACTGACACAGCTTTTTTATACTCACTGTTCTCTTAAGAGTCATACATGAAGATACTGACCATGATCCACGG
The nucleotide sequence above comes from Debaryomyces hansenii CBS767 chromosome A complete sequence. Encoded proteins:
- a CDS encoding DEHA2D11550p (weakly similar to uniprot|P40100 Saccharomyces cerevisiae YER185W or uniprot|P53047 Saccharomyces cerevisiae YGR213C RTA1 involved in 7-aminocholesterol resistance): MAENQTTSSWRGFTKDTWRAYPYTPSFEAAIIFSAFFGLATIFQIIQIFNAILQKDTTRKRVLYIFLPFFLGGIFETLGYIARVFLSLDVTKFGPYIIQMFLLLLGPVLFAATLYMSLGRLIERMHGQEYSIISLKYSTKIFVKVMLSLSFIAQLAGVGILAGGTPGTGKKIVVGGLIVQLVTFSMFIIVGLVFYYKLTKYPSEIATTTRRYPSKFNNWNSILIVLFFCSVSIFVRSIYRLIEYTQGDDGYLMFHEPFLYCFDAALMFLNMFLFLSQDIGKYYITIGTVKLDASRIEVCESSGTLASQLSALPYKNLRLGRASMSTPN